In Bacteroidota bacterium, one DNA window encodes the following:
- a CDS encoding C40 family peptidase translates to MLTRFLGRGWVMVMMLVIGFALTAFTPNQSQARKRHSSRTTGRKTSHSALHRAKRHSKFSARSHRSNLHPLSTAEKAEIIGKIKSMASAEALPQESVTEDDMSADDIAQAAKEEREEDNIQVSLDDFIKSHNQDLLASSEDPAIARDRQSDYTLFDESNPGVAATRSDVMQQIIDWVGTRYHFGGVGRTGIDCSAFTREVFRKAFNVELPRTASEQSGLGEDVRKNELHFGDLVFFHTARHARVSHVGIYVGEGLFANASCSRGVTVCSLQSEYWSKHYLFAKRLFTNTATAQREITEKLRLAANAAPEATNEAN, encoded by the coding sequence ATGCTGACACGCTTCCTGGGGCGTGGCTGGGTGATGGTGATGATGCTCGTGATTGGGTTCGCCCTCACGGCATTCACACCGAACCAAAGCCAAGCTCGCAAGCGGCACAGCAGTCGGACGACGGGACGGAAGACCTCGCATAGCGCTCTGCACAGAGCAAAACGCCATTCGAAGTTCTCTGCTCGAAGCCACCGTTCGAACCTGCATCCGCTTTCGACCGCCGAAAAAGCCGAGATCATCGGAAAGATCAAATCCATGGCCAGTGCCGAGGCACTGCCGCAAGAGTCCGTCACCGAGGATGATATGAGCGCTGACGATATTGCCCAAGCGGCAAAGGAAGAGCGCGAAGAAGATAACATCCAGGTATCGCTCGACGACTTCATCAAGTCCCATAATCAGGACCTGCTCGCCAGCTCCGAAGATCCTGCGATCGCACGGGACCGCCAAAGCGACTATACGCTCTTTGACGAGTCCAACCCGGGTGTCGCCGCGACGCGTTCGGACGTGATGCAGCAGATCATCGACTGGGTCGGGACCCGCTACCACTTCGGTGGTGTCGGCCGCACCGGGATCGACTGCTCTGCATTCACCCGCGAGGTGTTCCGCAAAGCGTTCAATGTCGAATTGCCCCGCACGGCCAGCGAACAGTCCGGCCTCGGCGAGGATGTCCGAAAGAACGAGCTGCACTTCGGCGACTTGGTGTTCTTCCATACGGCACGTCATGCCCGCGTTTCGCACGTCGGCATTTATGTCGGGGAAGGGCTCTTCGCCAATGCAAGCTGCTCGCGTGGTGTGACGGTCTGTTCGCTCCAGAGCGAATATTGGTCGAAGCACTATCTCTTCGCCAAGCGGTTGTTCACCAACACGGCAACGGCACAGCGCGAGATCACGGAGAAACTCCGTCTGGCAGCGAATGCCGCTCCGGAAGCGACCAACGAAGCGAACTAA
- a CDS encoding tyrosine--tRNA ligase, giving the protein MPTNFPPLNEQMDEIRRGAVDLIDEAELAKKIERSAARNKPLVAKLGADPSSPDLHIGHGVPLGKLRTFQDLGHEAHLIIGDFTAMIGDPSGRQKTRPMLTEEQTKANAKTYVDQVGKILLGERLVIHSNNDWLGKMTFSEVIKLAGTYTVSQMLERDDFHKRFDEEQPISLHEFLYPLAQGMDSVAIKSDIELGGTDQKFNLLVGRELQRHYGIEPQCILTTPLLEGTDGVRKMSKSYGNSINFSDSADEMFGKTMSIPDNLIYRYFVLATRVKDLAAIKQQLDDHSGNRRNLKVRLAKEIIAQFFDEAAADAALERFEQMFVRKEVPDDIEELMLPSGESRNIVDLLVEAGLAPTKSEARRLIQGGGVSLNGEKVTSHQEGVTPTTEGIVLKVGKRRFLKLRCA; this is encoded by the coding sequence ATGCCAACGAATTTTCCGCCACTGAACGAACAGATGGACGAGATCCGCCGCGGCGCGGTCGATCTCATCGATGAAGCCGAACTTGCAAAGAAGATCGAACGCAGCGCAGCGCGGAACAAGCCGCTCGTCGCGAAGCTTGGCGCCGACCCGTCGAGCCCCGATCTGCACATCGGTCACGGTGTTCCGCTCGGCAAACTCCGCACCTTCCAGGATCTTGGGCATGAAGCACACTTGATTATTGGTGACTTCACGGCGATGATCGGCGATCCGTCGGGCCGTCAAAAGACTCGCCCCATGCTCACCGAGGAGCAAACGAAGGCGAACGCAAAGACATACGTCGATCAGGTAGGAAAGATTTTGCTTGGCGAACGGCTCGTCATTCATTCGAATAACGACTGGCTTGGGAAGATGACGTTCTCCGAAGTCATCAAACTTGCCGGTACTTACACGGTGAGCCAGATGCTCGAACGCGACGACTTCCACAAACGCTTCGACGAGGAGCAGCCAATCTCGCTGCACGAATTCTTGTATCCGCTTGCACAGGGAATGGATTCGGTCGCGATCAAATCCGATATCGAGCTCGGCGGTACCGATCAGAAGTTCAATCTGCTCGTTGGTAGAGAACTACAGCGACACTACGGGATCGAGCCGCAGTGCATCCTGACGACGCCGCTGCTCGAAGGCACCGACGGCGTGCGGAAGATGAGCAAATCGTACGGCAACTCGATCAACTTCTCCGATAGCGCCGACGAAATGTTCGGCAAGACCATGTCGATCCCGGATAATTTGATCTATCGGTATTTTGTACTCGCGACGCGCGTGAAGGATCTGGCGGCGATCAAACAGCAGCTCGACGACCACAGCGGCAATCGGCGCAACCTGAAAGTTCGATTGGCGAAAGAGATCATCGCACAATTTTTCGACGAGGCCGCCGCCGATGCGGCACTCGAACGTTTCGAGCAGATGTTCGTGCGCAAAGAAGTGCCGGACGATATCGAAGAGTTGATGCTTCCATCCGGGGAGTCGCGCAATATTGTCGATCTGCTGGTCGAAGCCGGTCTTGCCCCGACCAAGAGCGAAGCCCGCAGGCTGATTCAGGGCGGTGGTGTATCTTTGAACGGAGAAAAGGTGACAAGCCACCAGGAAGGTGTCACGCCAACGACAGAGGGGATCGTTCTCAAAGTAGGGAAGCGGCGCTTCCTGAAACTGCGGTGTGCGTAG
- a CDS encoding T9SS type A sorting domain-containing protein: MKTHRLIVILCCIAFHSARAQLNTWVTQNPSNLAGTYRSVQAITEMTAVMVGDKGLVTMTSDAGTTLTNRQVGTLTLNGVSFIDTLTGMVVGANGTAYKTTDGGKTWATLSTGVTDPLLDVLMVDNQLALICGGNSAAGTLLISRDGGSTWNRFPQELSFGAIRRLRMPRPGLIVFVGDGGMYYASRDSARTFESFRMPSGNTINDVYYLDDRHAIAVGGPGRYILGTNDAGHSWQFEDSMNFTLGAQPLNSVDKKGNGPMIAVGDHGELLYSSNSGSSWSRSEFGSMTSIKRVSMLSEYSGIAVGQDGVVIKTTDGGTSWTFIPRRPQTSALRTIRMMNDGRRGFAAGSYGAILTTVDSGHTWLPVQTGTTSTFYGSALDDRGNGFVVGEFGTIFGTTDAGTTWTRIPSNTTRHLRAVSFASRNAVYAVGDSALFLRSTDGGQYWTRYHGPLPDTVGITSLAFFDSSYGFITSPNGVFRTSDAGISWKKLNIPDTYVFSTIGIGAARSRLYLGGLGGLGVPPLQQQWHGALAYSSDGGDTWKYTDITEYSTLAPLGIYTADGYHATVVGHGAMIIHTVDPDSSWHPQRALTTADLFSVTFGTTHAGWTCGFRGTILRIDTDEEADVKNPTAATVSTLQIERIYPNPAVNRIRMQYTLSQSAPTYVELYDMRGTRVAMFDLGLQTEGQHVEELNFGSISSGTYVLTLSSGGAAATTTVSVIH; the protein is encoded by the coding sequence ATGAAGACACACAGACTCATCGTGATCTTATGTTGCATCGCGTTTCATTCTGCTCGTGCTCAACTGAACACGTGGGTCACGCAGAATCCTTCCAACCTTGCAGGCACATACCGTTCGGTGCAAGCCATCACGGAGATGACAGCCGTGATGGTCGGTGACAAAGGGTTGGTTACCATGACGAGCGACGCAGGAACGACGCTGACGAACCGTCAGGTCGGCACACTCACGCTTAATGGCGTCAGTTTTATCGATACGCTGACCGGTATGGTCGTTGGTGCGAATGGAACAGCGTATAAAACGACCGATGGCGGAAAAACCTGGGCCACGTTGTCTACGGGAGTGACGGACCCGTTACTGGATGTCCTCATGGTCGATAACCAACTGGCGCTGATCTGCGGCGGAAATTCAGCGGCTGGAACGTTGCTGATCAGCCGTGACGGTGGATCGACATGGAACAGATTTCCACAAGAGTTGTCGTTCGGTGCAATCCGTCGTCTTCGCATGCCGAGGCCGGGACTTATTGTGTTCGTCGGAGACGGAGGAATGTACTATGCGAGCCGCGACTCCGCCCGGACGTTCGAGTCCTTTCGGATGCCCTCCGGCAATACGATCAACGATGTCTATTATCTCGACGATCGTCACGCCATCGCAGTTGGCGGACCGGGACGCTATATCCTCGGCACGAATGACGCGGGACATAGTTGGCAGTTTGAGGATTCGATGAACTTCACGCTCGGAGCACAACCTCTCAACAGCGTCGATAAGAAGGGAAACGGTCCGATGATCGCCGTTGGCGATCACGGAGAACTGTTGTACTCGAGCAATAGCGGGAGTTCGTGGTCTCGCAGCGAATTCGGTTCGATGACTTCCATCAAGCGCGTCTCGATGCTTTCGGAATATTCCGGTATTGCGGTCGGGCAAGATGGTGTGGTGATCAAGACGACCGATGGAGGAACGAGCTGGACATTCATCCCGCGCAGACCGCAGACAAGTGCACTTCGAACCATCCGCATGATGAACGATGGCCGTCGCGGTTTTGCGGCCGGAAGTTACGGCGCCATCCTCACGACTGTCGATAGCGGACATACGTGGCTTCCGGTTCAAACCGGTACAACGAGTACGTTTTATGGTTCGGCACTCGATGACCGCGGCAACGGCTTCGTTGTCGGGGAATTCGGGACCATCTTCGGTACCACCGATGCCGGAACAACCTGGACGCGCATCCCATCGAACACCACACGACACCTTCGAGCCGTCAGCTTCGCTTCGCGCAATGCTGTGTATGCCGTTGGCGATTCAGCGCTATTCTTGCGTTCAACCGACGGCGGCCAATATTGGACTCGCTATCATGGCCCGCTGCCGGACACGGTGGGCATTACAAGTCTTGCGTTCTTCGATTCGTCATACGGATTTATCACTTCTCCTAATGGCGTCTTCCGCACAAGCGACGCCGGGATTTCCTGGAAAAAACTGAATATCCCGGATACTTACGTATTCTCGACAATCGGAATTGGGGCTGCTCGATCGCGTTTGTATCTTGGCGGTTTGGGCGGACTCGGAGTGCCACCGCTGCAACAACAGTGGCACGGTGCGCTTGCATATTCCAGTGACGGTGGGGACACATGGAAATATACCGATATTACCGAATACTCCACGCTTGCACCGCTCGGTATCTATACGGCCGACGGCTATCATGCCACGGTCGTCGGGCATGGTGCGATGATCATCCATACCGTCGATCCCGATTCTTCATGGCACCCCCAACGCGCACTGACCACCGCCGACTTGTTCAGTGTCACTTTCGGCACGACCCACGCCGGGTGGACTTGCGGTTTCCGGGGGACGATCTTGCGAATCGATACGGACGAGGAAGCCGACGTGAAGAATCCGACAGCAGCAACGGTATCAACGTTGCAGATCGAGCGCATCTATCCGAACCCGGCCGTGAACCGGATCCGGATGCAGTACACGCTCAGCCAAAGTGCTCCGACGTATGTCGAGCTCTATGATATGCGTGGCACACGGGTTGCGATGTTCGATCTTGGGCTCCAAACGGAAGGCCAACACGTCGAAGAGCTGAATTTCGGCTCGATCTCAAGCGGAACGTATGTGCTCACACTTTCGTCCGGCGGGGCGGCTGCCACGACTACTGTCTCTGTAATACATTGA
- a CDS encoding BamA/TamA family outer membrane protein translates to MLRRKLPSRLGPRSLVLYLSVCALMAANAEAQNSADILRLRKRTIEAVRFEGNGALSSAELQSVVQTYHSEWYEHLFNSVISTVGMPVQYIDPEVQDADTLRLIAYYRRQGYLDAHARYVIHEDSASAAKWQRAYDRYRMTEQARHPGDLPDVSDTVVFQVYEGPRYSIDHFAVEGLEHIDSTLARKVNGETLLTHGSPFTEQALLAEARRVETILRENGYAFFTSPRDSSKLVLVDRDRKTLNINLVYQTGPRVRNGGLVVTYDTVIRSRGTLRSGVVKRSIELDSGQWYRYTDLANSERNLGMLGVFEAYRVDLDTSAYSGKLNTIPEGTALPVRVQLRMQSTMDLTPSAFAGFGGASRGAGGLAATFNNRSLFNGAESFTAQLSWQFIPKSDRRVSGSLQLSVPYVFGHSPLIILGNASNVSITDLYKELVIEAIFSSNILLSNAGALPRVTYSPDISLEYVDRVDNTGVVSPTPMLTSRQFNVPITPINLTLDWTNDLLNPTTGSILLGALQFATPDIADLFQSKLPSASYAKVTAQAKTYLDASRNGTSVVALRLSLGSIALTNPSNPDRDIPIERRLFAGGPNSLRGWGSRGIVVSQDTAHSPLLGGYKSIEANIEWRYAPFQYPVAITSLQRLLTDLRLAFFADAGNIWDRPLSPAIKNCALDAGLGIHYNTLIGVIRLDIGMKLYDPDPSSTGDRPMSPTATGEWIWNRHFNFWDLSSFQFALGQSF, encoded by the coding sequence ATGCTCCGCCGAAAACTCCCCAGCCGGTTGGGTCCTCGTTCGTTGGTTCTGTATTTGAGCGTCTGTGCGTTGATGGCCGCCAACGCCGAAGCACAGAACTCAGCCGATATTCTCCGCCTTCGCAAACGCACCATCGAGGCTGTCCGCTTCGAGGGTAATGGAGCGCTTAGTTCGGCCGAATTACAGAGTGTCGTCCAGACGTATCATTCCGAATGGTACGAACATCTCTTCAATAGTGTCATTTCCACGGTCGGGATGCCGGTGCAGTACATCGATCCCGAGGTACAGGATGCCGATACGCTCCGACTGATCGCCTATTACCGACGTCAAGGATATCTCGATGCACATGCACGCTACGTGATCCACGAAGATTCGGCCAGTGCGGCGAAGTGGCAGCGTGCCTATGACCGGTATCGCATGACCGAGCAGGCGAGACATCCCGGCGATCTCCCGGACGTCAGCGACACCGTTGTGTTTCAGGTGTATGAAGGGCCACGATATTCGATCGATCACTTCGCGGTCGAAGGACTGGAACATATCGATTCGACACTGGCGCGAAAGGTCAACGGCGAAACGCTGCTGACCCATGGCTCGCCGTTTACCGAACAGGCGTTGCTTGCCGAAGCACGCCGTGTCGAGACCATCCTGCGCGAGAATGGATATGCATTCTTCACCTCGCCGCGCGATTCGTCGAAGTTGGTACTTGTCGATCGCGATCGGAAGACGCTCAATATTAATCTGGTGTACCAAACCGGTCCGCGTGTTCGAAATGGAGGATTGGTGGTCACGTACGATACCGTCATTCGGTCGCGAGGAACGTTGCGGTCCGGTGTCGTCAAACGATCGATCGAACTCGACTCAGGGCAATGGTATCGCTACACGGATCTTGCAAATTCCGAGCGTAATCTTGGAATGCTCGGTGTGTTCGAAGCCTATCGCGTCGATCTCGATACCTCGGCATATAGCGGCAAACTCAATACCATCCCCGAAGGTACGGCCTTGCCCGTGCGGGTACAACTACGGATGCAATCCACGATGGACCTGACGCCGAGTGCGTTTGCCGGGTTCGGAGGTGCGAGCAGAGGAGCCGGTGGTCTTGCGGCGACCTTCAATAATCGATCGTTATTCAACGGCGCCGAGAGTTTTACGGCACAGCTCTCGTGGCAATTCATTCCGAAGAGCGATCGTCGCGTTTCCGGTTCGTTACAGCTTTCCGTGCCGTATGTGTTCGGACACAGCCCGCTCATCATTCTGGGGAATGCTTCGAACGTCTCTATCACCGATCTGTACAAAGAACTGGTGATCGAAGCAATTTTCAGTTCGAACATCTTGCTGAGCAATGCAGGCGCGTTGCCGCGAGTCACATATTCACCTGACATCAGCCTTGAATATGTCGACCGAGTCGATAACACCGGTGTCGTCTCGCCAACGCCGATGCTGACAAGCCGTCAGTTCAATGTGCCGATCACACCGATCAATCTAACGCTCGACTGGACAAACGACCTGCTGAACCCGACAACAGGGTCCATTCTGCTCGGCGCACTTCAATTTGCGACGCCCGATATAGCAGACTTATTTCAGTCGAAGCTGCCGAGTGCATCGTATGCGAAGGTGACGGCACAGGCGAAAACCTATCTCGATGCTTCCCGTAACGGAACAAGTGTCGTAGCGCTTCGTCTTTCGCTTGGCTCGATTGCGTTAACCAATCCGTCGAACCCAGACCGCGACATTCCAATCGAACGCCGACTCTTCGCCGGCGGTCCAAACTCGTTGCGTGGATGGGGCTCTCGCGGGATTGTCGTGTCGCAGGATACTGCGCATAGCCCGTTACTTGGCGGGTACAAGTCTATCGAAGCAAATATCGAGTGGAGATATGCGCCGTTTCAATATCCCGTCGCAATCACAAGCCTTCAACGCCTGCTGACCGATCTGCGCCTGGCCTTCTTTGCCGATGCGGGAAATATCTGGGACCGTCCGCTCTCGCCGGCGATCAAAAATTGTGCGCTCGATGCCGGACTCGGCATCCACTATAATACACTCATCGGTGTCATTCGATTGGATATTGGGATGAAGCTCTACGATCCCGATCCATCTTCGACCGGCGACCGCCCGATGTCACCGACTGCAACCGGCGAATGGATCTGGAACCGGCACTTTAATTTTTGGGACCTGTCTTCCTTCCAATTCGCGCTCGGACAATCGTTCTGA
- a CDS encoding T9SS type A sorting domain-containing protein: protein MIRSFVLLIVSLCIYSSADAQINTWITQNPSNIAGYYRAIQMVSPTTMFMVGDKGTVARSTDAGATIVNQSIGSQNLYAVNFIDSLTGMTVGSNGAAYKTTDGGQTWKTLNIGITQQLFGVLMVDQNTAIICGGTSSNGLLRITRDGGKTWSQYGGELGFGFIRGLRMLRPDFIVFVGDNGAFYVSHDTAHTFVQFQIPYQNTINDLCFLDDQHIVAVGSPSRYMIGSPDQGVHWHLLDSNNFTLGGTALNRVDSKSPNSVVAVGDYGEILYSFDGGNSWNRSYFGSFSSIKGVSMYSDKLGMVVGQDGVLMRTTDGGATWEFIPRKPEIQTFRTVKMMPDGKTGFAAGGNGAILITSDSGHTWLPTVSGTNQNLLASILDTDGRGFIVGEFGTMLSTTNAGASWKQVPLATTKHFRCITQASRNAIYIGGDSALFLRSTDGGQYWTRYHGPLPDSFGINGIAFFDSSRGMIASPAGIFKTTDAGISWRLVMPTTDFAFNSIAVGTSPTHAYAVGIGFGNYTGAVAYTVDGGDTWNATELQTVSPKPPQAIYTADGYHATMVGRNGLILHTTDPTSAWTAQTTPTSNDLFGIAYGTTHAGWSCGFRGTILRIDTDEEADVKNPTAATVSTLQIERVYPNPAVNRIHLLYRLDQQAPTTIQVFDLLGARVLSSMQGLQSDGEHACEFNLGGLSTGTYILVVEAGNAAATTQIVVTR from the coding sequence ATGATCCGCTCATTCGTTCTGTTGATTGTATCGCTGTGTATCTATTCATCTGCCGACGCGCAGATCAATACCTGGATCACACAAAACCCGTCGAATATTGCCGGGTATTACCGCGCGATCCAGATGGTATCGCCGACGACGATGTTTATGGTTGGCGATAAAGGAACGGTTGCGCGTTCGACGGATGCGGGAGCAACGATCGTCAATCAATCGATCGGGTCTCAGAACCTCTATGCCGTGAATTTTATCGATAGCCTTACAGGCATGACGGTCGGTTCGAATGGTGCGGCATACAAAACCACCGACGGCGGACAAACCTGGAAAACGTTGAACATCGGTATTACCCAGCAGTTGTTCGGTGTGCTGATGGTCGACCAGAATACCGCGATTATCTGCGGAGGGACATCCAGCAACGGCCTGCTCCGAATTACGCGCGACGGCGGCAAGACGTGGAGTCAATATGGCGGCGAGTTGGGCTTTGGGTTTATCCGCGGTCTTCGTATGCTGCGGCCGGATTTCATCGTCTTCGTCGGTGATAACGGCGCGTTCTACGTATCGCACGACACAGCCCATACCTTCGTGCAATTCCAGATCCCGTATCAAAATACGATCAACGACCTGTGCTTCCTCGACGACCAACATATTGTGGCCGTCGGCAGCCCGAGCCGTTATATGATCGGGTCTCCCGATCAGGGCGTACATTGGCATTTGCTCGACAGCAACAACTTTACGCTCGGTGGTACGGCGCTGAACCGAGTTGATTCCAAGAGCCCGAATAGCGTGGTAGCCGTTGGTGACTACGGTGAGATACTCTACTCATTCGACGGGGGAAATAGTTGGAATCGCTCCTACTTCGGTTCGTTCAGTTCGATCAAAGGTGTCTCGATGTATTCCGATAAACTCGGAATGGTCGTCGGGCAGGATGGCGTCCTGATGAGAACAACGGATGGCGGAGCGACATGGGAGTTCATTCCGCGCAAACCCGAGATCCAGACGTTCCGCACGGTAAAGATGATGCCGGACGGCAAGACCGGTTTCGCTGCCGGCGGGAATGGGGCGATCCTGATAACCTCGGACAGCGGTCACACTTGGCTGCCAACGGTAAGCGGCACGAATCAGAATTTGCTCGCATCCATCCTCGACACCGACGGGCGTGGGTTTATCGTCGGTGAATTCGGCACGATGCTTTCAACGACGAATGCCGGAGCGAGCTGGAAACAGGTCCCCCTGGCTACGACGAAGCATTTCCGTTGTATTACACAAGCCAGCCGCAATGCAATCTATATCGGCGGCGACTCTGCACTATTCCTTCGCTCGACCGACGGCGGACAATATTGGACCCGTTATCATGGGCCGCTCCCCGACTCGTTCGGTATTAACGGCATTGCATTCTTCGATTCGTCGAGGGGAATGATCGCATCACCGGCCGGTATCTTCAAGACAACGGATGCAGGCATCTCGTGGAGGCTTGTCATGCCGACCACCGATTTTGCATTCAATAGTATCGCCGTCGGAACATCGCCGACCCATGCCTATGCCGTTGGGATTGGCTTTGGAAATTATACCGGGGCAGTAGCCTATACAGTCGACGGCGGGGATACATGGAACGCCACCGAACTGCAGACCGTCTCTCCGAAACCTCCGCAAGCGATCTATACTGCAGACGGATACCACGCGACTATGGTCGGACGAAACGGACTGATCTTGCATACGACCGATCCCACAAGTGCCTGGACTGCGCAGACAACCCCGACATCCAACGACCTCTTCGGAATTGCGTACGGCACAACCCATGCCGGCTGGAGCTGCGGTTTCCGGGGGACGATCTTGCGAATCGATACGGACGAGGAAGCCGACGTGAAGAATCCGACAGCAGCAACGGTATCAACGTTGCAGATCGAGCGTGTATATCCGAACCCTGCGGTGAACCGGATTCATCTATTATATCGCCTCGATCAGCAGGCACCGACGACGATACAAGTTTTCGATCTGCTCGGTGCCAGAGTGTTGAGCTCAATGCAAGGGCTGCAGTCCGACGGCGAGCATGCATGCGAATTCAATCTCGGAGGGTTGAGCACGGGGACGTACATTCTTGTCGTGGAAGCCGGAAATGCAGCCGCAACGACACAGATCGTGGTGACACGTTAG
- the smpB gene encoding SsrA-binding protein SmpB: protein MGTPKERTIKSIATNRSARHEYFIVDEIEAGIVLKGSEVKSLRAGKVQLTGGYARVSDGELFLENVHISTYKEANLSNHEPLRKRKLLIHASELKKLAPKLATKGITLIPLSIYFSGNKVKVLLGIARGKKSHDKRESIKERDIKREMDRE, encoded by the coding sequence ATCGGGACACCCAAAGAACGGACGATCAAATCGATCGCCACGAACCGGTCTGCACGTCATGAATATTTTATTGTCGATGAGATCGAAGCGGGTATCGTGCTCAAAGGCAGCGAAGTGAAGTCGCTGCGAGCGGGGAAAGTCCAGTTGACCGGCGGGTACGCCCGAGTGTCCGACGGAGAGCTCTTTCTCGAGAACGTCCACATTTCTACCTACAAAGAGGCGAACCTCTCCAACCACGAGCCGCTTCGAAAGCGCAAGCTGTTAATCCATGCTTCGGAGTTAAAGAAGCTCGCACCGAAACTTGCGACCAAGGGAATTACGCTCATTCCGCTATCGATCTACTTCAGCGGGAATAAAGTGAAGGTATTGCTCGGCATTGCCCGAGGAAAGAAATCGCACGACAAACGCGAGAGCATCAAAGAGCGCGACATCAAGCGCGAAATGGATAGAGAATAA
- a CDS encoding DUF2795 domain-containing protein, which yields MLWTPELAQFLEDAPWPATRDELIDYCERIGAPPAVIKNLQEIEDSEEVFESIEEVWPDYSAETDEFYYDDELNEY from the coding sequence ATGCTTTGGACACCCGAACTAGCGCAATTTTTGGAAGATGCACCGTGGCCCGCAACCCGCGATGAGCTGATCGATTATTGCGAACGCATCGGTGCACCTCCGGCCGTCATCAAGAATCTCCAGGAGATCGAGGATAGCGAAGAGGTCTTCGAGTCCATCGAAGAGGTATGGCCGGATTACTCGGCTGAAACCGATGAGTTTTATTACGACGACGAATTGAACGAATATTGA